One stretch of Pedobacter riviphilus DNA includes these proteins:
- a CDS encoding FecR family protein, with protein sequence MTSKLYHSFQTGDFLADEDFLRFVKYSYPDDVIFWSNWTEKSPENIQEYRSAVIQLKLILSDSEIGVSPSFRENLLMDINDSINEFERKRKNKRIRTIWLSGAASIILMATCFSWYFLSTIVVRADYAEDLLVHLPDGSEVRMNKNSTLSYARAFNWKARREVRLDGEAYFKVKHLNLTPDQIKRGELFVAVTNGVAVQVLGTEFNLKDRHHKTNVTLIKGKIQVQSKKTGRKYMLRPGELLDFDEKGIAVQKMQTAEVQTAWLSGKIIVNQTKVSDILQEFEDLYGYKVIVDNPALLQKKIDGAISIKSEESLLFTLKNILDVDVKKEGKTIYLKNRN encoded by the coding sequence ATGACCAGCAAACTTTACCATTCATTTCAAACAGGAGATTTTTTAGCTGACGAAGACTTTTTACGGTTCGTAAAATATAGTTATCCTGATGACGTAATCTTTTGGAGTAACTGGACGGAAAAATCGCCTGAAAACATTCAGGAATACCGAAGTGCGGTGATTCAGCTCAAGCTTATTTTAAGCGATAGCGAAATCGGTGTTTCTCCATCTTTTCGCGAAAATCTTTTAATGGATATAAATGATTCAATTAATGAGTTCGAGCGAAAAAGAAAGAACAAACGGATAAGAACAATCTGGCTTTCGGGTGCTGCAAGCATCATCCTGATGGCAACCTGTTTTTCCTGGTACTTCCTTTCTACTATTGTAGTCCGGGCAGATTACGCTGAAGACCTCCTGGTGCATTTACCTGATGGTTCTGAAGTGAGGATGAACAAAAACTCTACCTTAAGTTATGCCCGGGCCTTTAACTGGAAGGCAAGAAGGGAAGTTCGCCTGGATGGTGAGGCTTATTTTAAAGTTAAACACCTCAATTTAACACCAGACCAAATTAAACGGGGCGAACTTTTCGTAGCGGTTACCAATGGTGTGGCGGTGCAGGTTTTAGGTACAGAGTTTAACCTGAAAGATCGTCATCACAAAACCAATGTCACACTTATAAAAGGCAAAATTCAGGTACAATCTAAAAAGACAGGCAGAAAGTATATGCTTCGTCCCGGAGAACTGCTTGATTTTGATGAGAAGGGAATTGCTGTTCAAAAGATGCAAACCGCTGAAGTCCAGACAGCCTGGTTGAGTGGTAAGATCATCGTAAACCAAACAAAGGTTAGCGATATCCTGCAAGAATTTGAGGATCTGTATGGCTATAAGGTCATTGTCGATAACCCTGCGCTCCTGCAAAAGAAAATAGACGGTGCCATCTCGATCAAGAGTGAAGAAAGTCTGCTCTTTACGCTCAAAAATATCTTAGATGTAGATGTCAAAAAAGAAGGAAAAACAATCTATCTGAAAAACAGGAATTAA
- a CDS encoding carboxypeptidase regulatory-like domain-containing protein, producing the protein MKKRFTRLLGWIYLLFMSVIFVAPAMAQSGKTISVEAALNSISKKYNAKFAYEHEIVQGKTTDVENLKAKNLDEVLKRVLYPNNLLFLYVSEGNYTIVSRETTISSNQGGAIKPNPAPGEQEIFVQGQVTDENGDALPGATIKANMSNRSISADANGKFSMLVPNGTTEVYVSYLGYESKVFGVAELQKNRSISLKPASYSQLEDVNIVSNGYQSLPKERSTGAFSTVTAEDLKKTP; encoded by the coding sequence ATGAAAAAAAGATTTACCCGATTACTGGGCTGGATTTATCTGTTGTTTATGTCTGTGATTTTTGTTGCGCCGGCAATGGCGCAATCGGGGAAAACCATTTCAGTAGAAGCAGCACTAAATTCGATCTCAAAAAAATACAATGCTAAGTTTGCCTACGAGCACGAAATTGTGCAGGGCAAAACAACGGATGTAGAAAACTTAAAGGCAAAAAATCTTGATGAGGTACTGAAACGTGTATTGTATCCCAATAATCTGTTGTTTCTATATGTGAGTGAAGGTAATTATACCATCGTAAGCAGAGAAACTACAATTTCTTCCAATCAAGGTGGAGCAATAAAACCTAATCCAGCTCCAGGTGAACAAGAAATTTTTGTCCAGGGACAAGTAACGGATGAAAATGGAGACGCGCTTCCCGGAGCAACTATAAAGGCCAATATGTCTAACCGTTCGATCAGCGCTGATGCCAACGGAAAGTTTTCGATGTTGGTGCCAAACGGTACAACTGAGGTTTATGTGAGCTATTTAGGTTATGAAAGCAAAGTCTTCGGTGTTGCCGAACTCCAGAAAAACAGAAGCATTAGCCTAAAACCTGCCTCTTATTCTCAACTGGAAGATGTCAACATTGTATCCAATGGTTATCAGTCCCTTCCAAAAGAGCGCTCAACAGGTGCTTTCAGCACTGTAACCGCAGAGGACTTGAAGAAAACCCCGTAG
- a CDS encoding SusC/RagA family TonB-linked outer membrane protein: MQWLSVPSKRALNRCFQHCNRRGLEENPVANLIQRLETTTPGVKISLTSGDNSFVYGNSQIAIGGDTRTVGKSDYNMQVRGTSTYLGESFPLIVVDGAITQLDISTINPNDVENITFLKDAAAASIWGTRAANGVMVITTKRGINNQAPTVSFSATAAISSAPNLDYLRTMNSAQTIEYERELVDKGLIATPNAATALGQPIADATDLYFKLKAGTITQAAYQDAIDQYTSRDSRDQIKQYFLQPSANQQYNLAVRGGGNASNYFYSASYSKERPYAVGTQGERLTITLNNTFKLFKKATLTTSIKGAFFNLKNNGISLNSFYSPSAVTFMPYNQVVDDNGNRVQRSNRYYSGWQNTLPSKGFLNWGYNALDELDNADNTQKDNNYSANINLNVPIVKGLSATGFFGTERTFSKTRRYYNENSYYYRDQVNLFTPLPAAGATTTTNSIGLVPGAGILSLVNTTNNNYNARAQLNYDDKIGTDHQVTALAGTEIRQTIVGQGLNTYYGYNMGTGISRAVNYFTPYATVQGFNQSLSGAPTQGDKTRRYLSYFANAAYTYKQKYSLTASARYDDYNNFGVDRKFRATPLWSGGFKWDVSKESFLKNESWISNLSLRTTYGVNGNISTTLFPFTYISIGNVDSPTGLPTASIIAPANPELRWEKTYVANIGLDFGFFKNRLNGTVDVYNKKGRDLYFSFPLNGTYGFTTLTRNSSRMTGNGVDLGIGGTIIQSGDWELTSRLNYSYNTNKVEDDRMVANSQTFSSPAFSPTISGYPTDRLFVYQNAGLDANGLTLIYDETGKKIPANQNITSLAALKYAGRTTAPHFGSLNTALRYKDFTLMAIATYQFGSVFLKPTISGYPTLRNGTKYDLSEDVALRWRKAGDELTTNVPGVAGTSSPVSLTRYMQSDINVLKGDYIRLRELSLSYRIPVDKITKAVKTADFGFAVRNLGLLWTANKEGIDPDFTGNLSSTTLGLPATVSYSFSLNVNF, from the coding sequence ATCCAATGGTTATCAGTCCCTTCCAAAAGAGCGCTCAACAGGTGCTTTCAGCACTGTAACCGCAGAGGACTTGAAGAAAACCCCGTAGCCAACTTAATACAGCGTTTGGAGACAACTACTCCAGGTGTGAAAATCAGTTTAACTTCGGGTGATAATAGCTTTGTATATGGTAATAGTCAGATTGCTATTGGGGGTGATACCCGTACGGTAGGCAAGAGCGATTATAATATGCAGGTACGTGGAACAAGTACCTATTTAGGTGAAAGCTTTCCACTAATTGTTGTGGATGGTGCCATCACCCAGCTGGACATATCTACTATTAATCCAAATGATGTAGAAAACATTACATTTTTGAAGGATGCTGCCGCGGCATCAATCTGGGGAACACGGGCTGCCAACGGAGTAATGGTTATTACAACCAAACGTGGAATAAATAATCAGGCGCCAACGGTAAGTTTTTCGGCTACGGCCGCGATATCAAGCGCTCCGAATCTTGACTACCTACGTACAATGAACTCGGCTCAGACCATTGAGTATGAGAGAGAATTAGTGGACAAGGGTTTAATTGCTACACCAAATGCTGCAACGGCACTTGGACAGCCAATTGCTGATGCTACAGATCTATACTTTAAACTAAAAGCAGGTACTATTACCCAAGCCGCTTATCAGGATGCAATTGATCAATATACCTCTAGAGATAGCCGCGATCAGATCAAACAATATTTCTTGCAGCCTTCAGCCAACCAACAATATAATCTAGCAGTTAGAGGTGGTGGCAATGCATCCAACTACTTCTATTCTGCCTCTTACAGTAAGGAAAGACCATATGCCGTAGGAACCCAAGGTGAGCGTTTAACCATTACCCTGAACAATACTTTCAAGTTATTTAAAAAAGCTACCCTGACTACGAGTATCAAAGGTGCCTTTTTCAATCTAAAGAACAATGGTATTTCGCTGAACAGCTTTTACAGTCCAAGTGCCGTGACTTTCATGCCTTACAACCAGGTCGTAGATGATAATGGAAACCGTGTTCAACGCTCTAACCGTTATTATTCTGGATGGCAGAACACGCTTCCCAGTAAAGGTTTTCTGAACTGGGGATATAACGCGCTTGATGAACTTGACAATGCTGACAATACCCAAAAAGATAATAATTATTCGGCCAACATTAACCTTAATGTTCCTATTGTTAAGGGTTTATCGGCAACAGGCTTTTTTGGAACAGAACGCACCTTTAGTAAAACGCGCCGTTATTATAATGAAAACAGTTATTATTACCGCGACCAGGTGAATCTTTTCACGCCGCTTCCGGCAGCAGGTGCAACTACAACGACCAATTCCATAGGTCTTGTACCGGGCGCTGGTATCTTGTCACTGGTCAATACTACCAATAACAATTATAACGCCCGCGCGCAGCTGAACTATGATGATAAGATCGGAACGGATCACCAGGTTACTGCGCTCGCTGGTACAGAAATCCGCCAAACTATAGTTGGACAGGGATTAAATACTTATTACGGCTACAATATGGGAACTGGTATATCACGTGCAGTAAACTATTTTACTCCTTATGCAACAGTTCAAGGGTTTAATCAAAGCCTTTCGGGCGCGCCAACTCAAGGGGACAAAACACGTCGCTACCTATCGTATTTCGCTAACGCTGCTTATACTTATAAACAAAAGTATTCCCTCACAGCCAGCGCAAGATATGATGATTATAACAACTTTGGCGTGGACCGTAAGTTCAGGGCTACACCGCTTTGGTCTGGAGGATTCAAGTGGGATGTGAGTAAAGAATCCTTCTTAAAGAACGAAAGCTGGATATCTAATTTAAGCCTGCGCACCACTTATGGCGTGAACGGAAACATCTCAACCACGCTTTTCCCTTTCACCTATATTTCAATCGGCAATGTGGATTCACCTACAGGACTTCCAACGGCTAGCATTATTGCGCCGGCCAACCCGGAACTGAGATGGGAAAAGACCTATGTTGCTAATATTGGTTTAGATTTCGGCTTTTTCAAAAATCGTTTGAATGGTACCGTGGATGTGTACAATAAAAAAGGAAGAGATTTATATTTTTCTTTCCCACTGAACGGAACTTATGGCTTTACAACACTAACCAGAAACTCTTCTAGAATGACCGGAAATGGTGTCGATTTGGGTATTGGCGGAACCATTATTCAATCTGGTGATTGGGAGCTAACCTCCAGACTAAATTATTCTTATAACACCAATAAAGTGGAAGATGATCGTATGGTAGCCAACTCTCAAACATTTTCAAGCCCAGCATTTTCTCCTACCATCTCGGGATATCCCACTGATAGGCTTTTTGTTTACCAGAATGCTGGACTGGATGCCAATGGATTGACTTTGATTTATGATGAGACCGGAAAGAAAATTCCAGCTAACCAAAACATTACTTCTTTAGCTGCATTAAAATATGCTGGCAGAACAACTGCCCCTCACTTTGGTAGCTTAAATACCGCTCTAAGATATAAAGACTTTACCTTGATGGCGATTGCTACTTATCAGTTCGGAAGCGTATTCTTAAAACCCACCATCTCCGGGTACCCTACATTGCGTAACGGAACCAAATATGATTTGAGTGAAGATGTTGCACTTCGGTGGAGAAAAGCTGGTGATGAACTGACTACAAATGTTCCAGGTGTAGCCGGCACTTCATCTCCAGTAAGCTTAACCAGATATATGCAATCTGATATCAATGTGCTTAAAGGAGATTATATCCGTTTACGTGAGCTTTCTTTAAGTTACCGTATTCCGGTTGATAAGATTACTAAGGCAGTAAAAACTGCGGATTTTGGTTTTGCGGTTAGAAACCTTGGCCTATTGTGGACAGCAAACAAAGAGGGGATCGATCCTGATTTTACAGGAAACTTGAGCTCCACTACGCTTGGCCTTCCTGCAACAGTATCTTATAGCTTTTCATTGAACGTTAACTTTTAA
- a CDS encoding RagB/SusD family nutrient uptake outer membrane protein, whose amino-acid sequence MNLKYSYPLIIAGLLAFSGCKKYVDIKTQGNLVPKETQNYRYLLNASSSLERSPSLFELASDDINIVDASQLNSLNSLFYGYYLRAYSWQPVIYQVGNVSYEQDDNWNAEYSLIFYCNTIINELPASNGTDNEKAALTAEALVHRADAYLNLVNLYGKPYNASTAGTDLGVPLILTQTLSQKLNRASVQAVHNQIIADLTTAIPSLPNNQAYNTLPSKVSAYALLARCYFYMKDYANASKFADQALAVRSTLNDLSTITAVTTANYPRRVFDPEILLSKTPINGTISFTPTAYRLSDELVGLLGTKDQRYTLFTVPASTISADYTGRYFYRDRAIGEARNVGPSVPEMMLIKAEALARSGDAAGAMLLVNNLRVKRFKPADYVALTAASAADAVVKVVEERRREFFGRPLRWWDMRRLKNEAPFQRTYTKTFSGITYTLDPNSDRYVFPIAEFLTNLNPELEKNP is encoded by the coding sequence ATGAACCTTAAATATTCTTACCCATTGATCATTGCCGGATTATTGGCTTTCTCCGGCTGTAAAAAATATGTGGACATTAAAACCCAGGGAAACCTGGTTCCAAAAGAAACTCAGAATTACCGCTACCTGTTAAACGCTTCGTCGAGTCTCGAACGTAGTCCGAGTCTTTTTGAGCTGGCATCGGATGATATTAATATCGTCGATGCCAGTCAGTTGAATTCTTTGAACTCGCTTTTTTATGGTTATTACCTCCGTGCATATTCTTGGCAGCCAGTAATTTATCAGGTGGGGAACGTAAGTTATGAACAGGACGATAACTGGAATGCAGAATACAGCTTAATTTTTTATTGCAATACGATCATCAATGAGCTTCCAGCAAGTAATGGTACAGATAATGAAAAGGCCGCACTAACTGCTGAAGCTTTAGTTCACCGCGCAGATGCTTATTTAAATTTGGTAAACCTTTACGGTAAACCCTATAATGCTTCAACTGCGGGAACTGATCTTGGCGTGCCTCTGATCTTAACGCAGACCTTATCACAAAAACTAAATAGGGCTTCAGTCCAGGCTGTGCACAATCAGATCATTGCCGACTTGACTACCGCGATCCCTTCGCTGCCTAATAACCAGGCTTATAACACGCTACCAAGCAAGGTATCCGCTTATGCGCTGTTGGCACGTTGTTATTTCTATATGAAAGACTATGCTAATGCATCAAAATTCGCTGACCAGGCATTAGCGGTGAGAAGTACCCTGAATGATTTAAGCACAATTACTGCGGTAACTACTGCTAATTATCCACGAAGAGTATTCGATCCGGAAATCTTACTGTCTAAAACCCCAATCAATGGAACTATTTCATTTACCCCAACGGCATATCGCTTAAGTGATGAGTTGGTAGGTCTGTTGGGTACAAAAGATCAGCGTTATACACTCTTTACTGTTCCTGCATCTACAATATCTGCCGATTATACCGGTAGATATTTCTACCGCGATCGCGCAATAGGAGAAGCGCGTAATGTTGGACCTTCTGTTCCTGAAATGATGCTAATCAAAGCAGAAGCACTTGCCAGATCCGGTGATGCTGCTGGAGCGATGTTATTGGTTAATAACCTTCGGGTTAAGCGGTTTAAACCAGCTGACTATGTTGCTTTAACTGCAGCGAGCGCAGCCGATGCTGTGGTAAAGGTGGTAGAGGAACGTCGCCGTGAATTCTTTGGGCGCCCTTTGCGTTGGTGGGATATGCGAAGACTAAAAAATGAAGCACCTTTCCAGCGCACCTATACCAAAACTTTTTCAGGCATAACCTATACGTTGGATCCTAACAGCGACCGATATGTATTTCCGATCGCAGAATTCTTGACCAATTTGAATCCTGAACTGGAAAAAAATCCCTAA
- a CDS encoding TlpA family protein disulfide reductase, which yields MKKRVQKSVLFLITLSLWAGAAFAQTHTSFRIVPEKANPGQDIEIVYDAAGTILNNQKNVSAVVYAYRNYKWYASDLSLRGSGKVWKAPYKVPADCGIIAVKFKADTLVDNNKEEGYFTMFLDKDRAGLIAKGAYAGWGLARSPKYGMDIPGYIKFEGISDSATYHWLNQEISFNQSAKSVLVYPYALATKATYKNNAGPRLQSVLNYLKRADASEVDLLNARKILLRIVQDKATADSVDKVMLQRFPKGSLARLNAFKAMPVGSDVSLLLKSNRQFLIDFPEQGGNEEFARENRIDYPTIYQNIIVLGAYADKNYAELDKYIGKMPFSMLPTLYYKIVEIPFSRKEVTEKALLPVSEKIIKRIEMLRDNRPDEYAYFSPAEWVKFVNGSIAKRILPIHVHLLNAAGRYQQALGYANQSKLLLGYTSAALNAELANILVHLGDKPALRILLEKSVFENQSSAEMLSMLKDMYIKRTGGEKGYDQYLNGLRNSVRGVKMAEEIKKEMFSKPMVDFAMEDLNGATVKLGDLKGKTVVFDFWATWCVPCKASFPGMKLAVDKYASDPNVVFYFVDTEERSANYKAEVAQYIKDNHYNFNVLFDNKAKDAKATGEVFERVCKAFNISGIPQKIIVDSNGNARFITVGFKGSATELADEISAMVDITKTGK from the coding sequence ATGAAAAAAAGAGTTCAAAAATCAGTCCTGTTCTTAATCACGCTCTCGCTATGGGCAGGTGCGGCATTTGCCCAAACGCACACCAGCTTTCGCATTGTTCCGGAAAAGGCTAATCCGGGACAGGATATTGAAATCGTTTACGATGCGGCAGGCACCATATTGAACAACCAAAAAAATGTTAGTGCAGTGGTTTATGCTTATCGAAACTACAAGTGGTATGCATCAGATCTGAGCTTAAGAGGCAGTGGTAAGGTTTGGAAAGCACCATATAAGGTTCCAGCCGACTGCGGAATAATCGCAGTGAAATTTAAGGCTGATACACTGGTAGATAATAACAAAGAAGAGGGGTATTTTACCATGTTTCTGGATAAAGACCGCGCAGGTTTAATCGCAAAGGGTGCCTATGCAGGATGGGGGCTGGCACGTTCCCCGAAATATGGAATGGACATTCCGGGTTACATCAAATTTGAAGGTATTAGTGATTCGGCAACCTACCACTGGTTAAATCAGGAGATAAGCTTTAACCAATCGGCAAAATCAGTTCTTGTTTACCCTTATGCACTTGCAACAAAAGCAACTTATAAAAATAACGCTGGCCCACGATTGCAAAGCGTGCTCAATTATCTTAAAAGAGCCGATGCCAGTGAGGTAGATTTATTAAACGCCAGAAAAATACTCCTTAGGATTGTGCAAGACAAGGCCACTGCTGATTCAGTCGATAAGGTAATGCTGCAACGTTTCCCAAAGGGTAGCCTGGCTCGTTTAAATGCTTTTAAAGCGATGCCGGTAGGGTCGGATGTGAGCCTGCTCTTAAAATCTAACAGGCAGTTTTTGATCGATTTTCCCGAACAAGGGGGCAATGAAGAATTTGCCCGCGAAAACAGAATAGATTATCCAACGATTTATCAGAACATCATTGTTTTGGGCGCTTATGCCGATAAGAACTACGCTGAGCTGGATAAATACATCGGAAAAATGCCTTTTAGCATGTTGCCAACGCTTTACTATAAAATTGTAGAAATTCCCTTCAGCAGAAAAGAAGTAACGGAAAAAGCACTGCTTCCGGTTTCTGAAAAAATAATAAAAAGAATCGAAATGCTCAGGGATAACCGTCCGGATGAATACGCTTATTTTTCTCCGGCAGAATGGGTTAAATTCGTGAACGGATCTATCGCCAAACGCATTCTGCCAATTCATGTTCATTTATTAAATGCAGCGGGTCGTTACCAACAGGCATTGGGTTATGCCAACCAATCTAAATTATTGCTTGGGTACACAAGTGCTGCCCTAAATGCAGAGTTGGCCAACATTTTAGTCCATCTTGGCGACAAGCCAGCGCTCAGGATCCTTTTGGAAAAAAGTGTTTTTGAAAACCAGAGCAGTGCTGAAATGTTATCGATGCTTAAGGATATGTACATCAAAAGAACCGGTGGTGAAAAGGGCTACGACCAATATTTAAATGGTTTGAGAAATAGCGTTAGAGGGGTGAAAATGGCTGAAGAAATCAAAAAAGAGATGTTCAGTAAGCCGATGGTCGATTTTGCTATGGAAGATTTGAACGGGGCAACCGTGAAGTTGGGTGATCTAAAAGGAAAAACCGTGGTTTTCGATTTCTGGGCAACCTGGTGCGTGCCCTGTAAAGCATCCTTTCCGGGAATGAAATTGGCTGTCGACAAATATGCAAGCGATCCAAATGTTGTTTTCTACTTTGTAGATACCGAAGAACGATCGGCAAATTATAAAGCAGAGGTTGCCCAATATATTAAGGATAACCATTACAATTTCAATGTATTGTTTGATAATAAAGCAAAAGATGCCAAAGCTACCGGCGAAGTATTCGAACGCGTTTGCAAGGCATTTAACATCTCCGGGATCCCACAAAAAATAATTGTCGATTCCAATGGAAATGCCCGTTTTATTACGGTCGGTTTTAAAGGCAGTGCTACTGAACTGGCAGACGAGATTTCTGCTATGGTTGATATTACAAAAACAGGCAAATAA
- a CDS encoding alpha/beta hydrolase family protein, with protein sequence MRYFAFIFLLFSAISSSAQGEKVFEVASDSVRFKSADGKIVFGGTLSKPVGKKSFPTVVMVSGTGKQDRNGTMAGHRIFEQIATYLAAHGIAMLRTDDRGVGTTTGVYETATTGDFATDALAAVAYLKSRKDIEPDKIGLMGHSEGGAAISIAAAESKDVKFLVSIAGLAMSGLDAQLKQNADLIAASSLPDYDKKRSNEINAIMFKTAYRYANSDSLEMKLNDVYQQWKVKDDAYFKTLNIQFDHFRFPIYSYVQNSKGVWYRYFIRYDAEKTIGQIKVPILAINGDKDLMVAADDNLANWKKFALAGGNKKVTTAKIPGLNHLMLPCKSCDNKEISKIQSGFSMEVLTLIKDWLYKTVK encoded by the coding sequence ATGAGATACTTTGCTTTTATTTTTCTGCTTTTTTCGGCAATTTCTTCAAGTGCGCAGGGGGAAAAGGTTTTTGAGGTGGCATCAGATAGTGTTCGCTTTAAGAGCGCCGATGGTAAAATTGTATTTGGCGGCACCTTAAGCAAACCTGTTGGCAAGAAATCGTTCCCAACTGTGGTTATGGTATCGGGCACGGGCAAGCAGGACCGCAACGGTACGATGGCCGGACACCGGATTTTCGAGCAGATTGCCACCTATCTTGCAGCACATGGAATTGCAATGTTACGCACTGACGACAGGGGCGTAGGTACAACAACGGGAGTTTATGAAACGGCAACCACCGGCGATTTTGCTACAGATGCACTCGCCGCAGTAGCCTACCTAAAATCGCGAAAAGATATTGAACCTGATAAAATCGGTTTGATGGGGCACAGCGAAGGCGGAGCAGCAATCTCCATTGCCGCCGCTGAAAGTAAAGACGTTAAATTTTTAGTGAGTATTGCCGGTTTGGCCATGAGCGGATTGGATGCCCAGCTTAAACAGAACGCAGATCTTATTGCTGCATCGTCATTGCCGGATTACGACAAGAAACGGTCAAATGAAATTAATGCCATTATGTTTAAAACAGCTTATCGCTATGCAAATTCCGATAGCCTGGAAATGAAGCTTAACGATGTTTACCAGCAATGGAAAGTTAAGGACGATGCCTATTTCAAAACCTTGAATATCCAGTTTGACCATTTCCGTTTTCCAATTTATAGTTATGTACAAAACTCCAAAGGGGTATGGTATCGATATTTTATCCGGTACGATGCCGAAAAAACCATTGGACAGATCAAGGTTCCTATTCTCGCCATTAATGGAGATAAAGACTTAATGGTAGCCGCCGATGATAATCTGGCCAATTGGAAAAAGTTCGCGCTGGCGGGAGGAAACAAGAAGGTAACAACAGCGAAAATTCCGGGGCTGAACCATTTAATGTTGCCTTGCAAAAGTTGCGACAATAAAGAAATTTCGAAAATCCAATCTGGCTTTTCAATGGAAGTACTGACCTTAATCAAAGATTGGCTTTATAAAACGGTTAAGTAA
- a CDS encoding GNAT family N-acetyltransferase, whose amino-acid sequence MLDEIDIRTELRPGDLSYVIYKQTLLYQQEHNLGIEFESYAFAGMHEFCESYDPEKDRVWVCEHKKKIIGFILLMHRENNASQLRFFYIDAEYRGLGLGKKLMQLYMDFFKEKGYQSSYLWTFQGLDTAISLYTRHGFKLTEEKLSKALGKLVNEQRYDLSIGEEMILV is encoded by the coding sequence ATGTTAGATGAAATCGATATCAGAACCGAACTAAGGCCAGGAGATTTATCGTATGTGATCTACAAACAAACGCTGCTGTATCAGCAAGAACACAACCTGGGGATTGAGTTTGAATCTTATGCCTTTGCCGGCATGCATGAATTTTGTGAGAGTTATGACCCTGAAAAAGACAGGGTTTGGGTTTGTGAGCACAAGAAAAAGATCATTGGCTTCATTTTACTGATGCACCGCGAAAATAACGCTTCGCAGCTTCGTTTTTTTTATATCGATGCTGAGTACAGGGGCCTTGGCCTGGGTAAAAAACTCATGCAGCTTTATATGGATTTTTTCAAAGAAAAAGGCTACCAATCTTCTTATCTGTGGACTTTCCAGGGCTTGGACACTGCCATTTCCTTGTATACGAGGCATGGCTTTAAACTTACAGAAGAAAAATTATCCAAAGCTTTAGGAAAACTGGTGAATGAGCAACGTTATGACTTATCGATCGGTGAAGAAATGATCCTTGTTTAG
- a CDS encoding Crp/Fnr family transcriptional regulator, giving the protein MELIKYLNTATKLSPGEAEHVDRSFSKKEYAKNVLLERPENFSKQVYFIEKGLVRAFYYKEEKDITHMFFDEDSFLVAFESIFFNRAHPYGLEIVEPSNVRTISYAQLDVLCNTIPAFKDHKLLVALKMISRLSEKIYSLQFHSADQRYKDLLHTTPNILLRAPLGHIASYLGITQQTLSVIRAGK; this is encoded by the coding sequence ATGGAATTGATAAAATATTTAAATACAGCGACAAAACTTTCCCCTGGTGAAGCGGAACACGTAGACAGATCATTTTCAAAAAAGGAGTATGCGAAAAATGTATTATTGGAACGGCCGGAAAATTTCTCTAAGCAGGTATATTTTATCGAAAAGGGGCTGGTAAGAGCTTTTTATTACAAAGAAGAAAAAGACATCACGCATATGTTCTTTGATGAAGATAGTTTTCTGGTGGCTTTTGAAAGCATTTTTTTTAATCGTGCGCATCCATATGGGTTGGAGATTGTTGAGCCGTCCAACGTGCGAACCATTTCTTACGCACAACTGGATGTATTATGTAATACCATTCCTGCATTTAAGGATCACAAGCTATTGGTGGCCCTAAAGATGATAAGTCGACTGTCGGAAAAGATTTATTCTTTACAGTTCCATTCGGCAGATCAGCGGTACAAAGATTTACTACATACCACGCCAAACATTTTACTGCGTGCTCCATTAGGGCATATTGCCTCTTACCTGGGCATTACGCAGCAAACATTAAGTGTAATAAGAGCTGGAAAATAG
- a CDS encoding DUF2147 domain-containing protein, whose product MKKVLCCLIAMFITAIGFAQSANDNFAGKWKTEDGVIITISNNSGKFSGVDPKGRPTLYNVRFEKNEWKGTAENHETGQKGNCEIYLEGKKLKIVAHKGIFSKTMYWVKQ is encoded by the coding sequence ATGAAGAAAGTATTATGCTGCCTTATAGCGATGTTTATAACAGCTATTGGCTTTGCCCAATCTGCCAATGATAATTTTGCAGGCAAATGGAAAACCGAAGATGGTGTCATTATCACCATTTCCAATAATAGCGGAAAATTTTCCGGTGTTGATCCCAAAGGCCGTCCAACACTTTATAATGTACGTTTTGAAAAAAATGAATGGAAGGGAACAGCGGAAAACCACGAAACCGGCCAGAAAGGCAATTGCGAAATTTACCTGGAGGGAAAAAAACTAAAAATTGTAGCGCATAAAGGCATTTTTTCAAAAACCATGTATTGGGTAAAACAGTAA